In Citrus sinensis cultivar Valencia sweet orange chromosome 4, DVS_A1.0, whole genome shotgun sequence, one DNA window encodes the following:
- the LOC102629601 gene encoding uncharacterized protein LOC102629601 isoform X1, whose product MSSSTKKKRPKPKSNSSSSSSSSSSSSWSWMTEPPQSLFPSKQDLLRLITVVAIASSVALTCNYLANFLNSTSKPFCDSNLLLDSPQSPTDSCEPCPSNGECHQGKLECFHGYRKHGKLCVEDGDINETAGRLSRWVENRLCRAYAQFLCDGTGSIWVEENDIWNDLEGHELMKIFELDNPVYLYTKKRTMETVGRYLESRTNSYGMKELKCPELLAEHYKPLSCRIHQWVSTHALIIVPVCSLLVGCLLLLWKVHRRRYFAIRVEELYHQVCEILEENALMSKSVNGECEPWVVASRLRDHLLLPKERKDPVIWKKVEELVQEDSRVDQYPKLLKGESKVVWEWQVEGSLSSSKMRKKGEASKWRSAEGRDMKFGQQQSPLKAELVTAVSNTLCR is encoded by the exons ATGTCTTCTTcaacaaagaagaagagaccaaaaccaaaatccaattcttcttcttcttcttcttcttcttcttcttcatcatggAGCTGGATGACGGAACCGCCACAGAGCTTATTCCCATCAAAACAAGACTTGTTGAGGCTCATAACAGTAGTAGCCATCGCCTCTTCCGTCGCTTTAACCTGCAACTACTTGGCCAACTTTCTTAACTCAACATCAAAACCTTTCTGCGACTCCAACTTATTACTAGACTCCCCTCAATCTCCCACCG ATTCTTGTGAGCCCTGTCCAAGTAACGGCGAATGTCATCAAGGTAAGTTGGAATGTTTTCATGGCTATAGGAAGCATGGGAAGTTGTGTGTAGAAGATGGAGATATTAATGAAACAGCTGGGAGACTT TCAAGATGGGTAGAAAATCGTCTTTGTAGAGCTTATGCTCAATTTTTGTGCGATGGAACTGGATCAATTTGG GTTGAAGAGAATGACATATGGAATGATTTAGAAGGACatgagttgatgaaaataTTTGAGTTGGATAATCCTGTTTACTTGTATACAAAGAAAAGGACAATGGAGACTGTTGGTAGATATCTGGAGTCAAGGACTAATTCTTATGG GATGAAAGAGTTGAAGTGTCCAGAATTGCTAGCAGAACATTACAAGCCATTATCCTGTCGCATTCATCAATGGGTCTCCACTCATGCTCTAATTATTGTGCCTGTCTGTTCATTG CTTGTGGGATGTTTATTGTTGCTCTGGAAAGTCCACAGGAGACGCTATTTTGCTATCAGAGTTGAAGAGCTTTACCACCAG GTTTGTGAGATACTTGAGGAGAATGCATTGATGTCAAAGAGTGTAAATGGTGAATGTGAACCATGGGTAGTTGCCTCTAGGTTACGAGATCATCTTCTTTTGCCCAAGGAAAGAAAGGACCCTGTGATATGGAAGAAG GTGGAGGAGTTGGTACAGGAGGACTCGAGAGTGGATCAATATCCAAAGTTATTGAAGGGTGAATCAAAAGTGGTATGGGAATGGCAAG TTGAAGGCTCTCTGAGCTCTtcaaaaatgagaaagaaaggAGAGGCCAGCAAATGGAGATCAGCTGAAGGCAGGGACATGAAGTTTGGTCAACAACAGAGCCCACTGAAGGCTG AATTGGTCACTGCAGTCTCTAATACCCTGTGCCGGTGA
- the LOC102629601 gene encoding uncharacterized protein LOC102629601 isoform X2, with the protein MSSSTKKKRPKPKSNSSSSSSSSSSSSWSWMTEPPQSLFPSKQDLLRLITVVAIASSVALTCNYLANFLNSTSKPFCDSNLLLDSPQSPTDSCEPCPSNGECHQGKLECFHGYRKHGKLCVEDGDINETAGRLSRWVENRLCRAYAQFLCDGTGSIWVEENDIWNDLEGHELMKIFELDNPVYLYTKKRTMETVGRYLESRTNSYGMKELKCPELLAEHYKPLSCRIHQWVSTHALIIVPVCSLLVGCLLLLWKVHRRRYFAIRVEELYHQVCEILEENALMSKSVNGECEPWVVASRLRDHLLLPKERKDPVIWKKVEELVQEDSRVDQYPKLLKGESKVVWEWQVEGSLSSSKMRKKGEASKWRSAEGRDMKFGQQQSPLKAEPKALIF; encoded by the exons ATGTCTTCTTcaacaaagaagaagagaccaaaaccaaaatccaattcttcttcttcttcttcttcttcttcttcttcatcatggAGCTGGATGACGGAACCGCCACAGAGCTTATTCCCATCAAAACAAGACTTGTTGAGGCTCATAACAGTAGTAGCCATCGCCTCTTCCGTCGCTTTAACCTGCAACTACTTGGCCAACTTTCTTAACTCAACATCAAAACCTTTCTGCGACTCCAACTTATTACTAGACTCCCCTCAATCTCCCACCG ATTCTTGTGAGCCCTGTCCAAGTAACGGCGAATGTCATCAAGGTAAGTTGGAATGTTTTCATGGCTATAGGAAGCATGGGAAGTTGTGTGTAGAAGATGGAGATATTAATGAAACAGCTGGGAGACTT TCAAGATGGGTAGAAAATCGTCTTTGTAGAGCTTATGCTCAATTTTTGTGCGATGGAACTGGATCAATTTGG GTTGAAGAGAATGACATATGGAATGATTTAGAAGGACatgagttgatgaaaataTTTGAGTTGGATAATCCTGTTTACTTGTATACAAAGAAAAGGACAATGGAGACTGTTGGTAGATATCTGGAGTCAAGGACTAATTCTTATGG GATGAAAGAGTTGAAGTGTCCAGAATTGCTAGCAGAACATTACAAGCCATTATCCTGTCGCATTCATCAATGGGTCTCCACTCATGCTCTAATTATTGTGCCTGTCTGTTCATTG CTTGTGGGATGTTTATTGTTGCTCTGGAAAGTCCACAGGAGACGCTATTTTGCTATCAGAGTTGAAGAGCTTTACCACCAG GTTTGTGAGATACTTGAGGAGAATGCATTGATGTCAAAGAGTGTAAATGGTGAATGTGAACCATGGGTAGTTGCCTCTAGGTTACGAGATCATCTTCTTTTGCCCAAGGAAAGAAAGGACCCTGTGATATGGAAGAAG GTGGAGGAGTTGGTACAGGAGGACTCGAGAGTGGATCAATATCCAAAGTTATTGAAGGGTGAATCAAAAGTGGTATGGGAATGGCAAG TTGAAGGCTCTCTGAGCTCTtcaaaaatgagaaagaaaggAGAGGCCAGCAAATGGAGATCAGCTGAAGGCAGGGACATGAAGTTTGGTCAACAACAGAGCCCACTGAAGGCTG AGCCTAAAGCACTAATCTTTTGA
- the LOC102629601 gene encoding uncharacterized protein LOC102629601 isoform X3, which yields MSSSTKKKRPKPKSNSSSSSSSSSSSSWSWMTEPPQSLFPSKQDLLRLITVVAIASSVALTCNYLANFLNSTSKPFCDSNLLLDSPQSPTDSCEPCPSNGECHQGKLECFHGYRKHGKLCVEDGDINETAGRLSRWVENRLCRAYAQFLCDGTGSIWVEENDIWNDLEGHELMKIFELDNPVYLYTKKRTMETVGRYLESRTNSYGMKELKCPELLAEHYKPLSCRIHQWVSTHALIIVPVCSLLVGCLLLLWKVHRRRYFAIRVEELYHQVCEILEENALMSKSVNGECEPWVVASRLRDHLLLPKERKDPVIWKKVLGVESVICMPHNLLTYAGCLFIYCLVAPLTRTLS from the exons ATGTCTTCTTcaacaaagaagaagagaccaaaaccaaaatccaattcttcttcttcttcttcttcttcttcttcttcatcatggAGCTGGATGACGGAACCGCCACAGAGCTTATTCCCATCAAAACAAGACTTGTTGAGGCTCATAACAGTAGTAGCCATCGCCTCTTCCGTCGCTTTAACCTGCAACTACTTGGCCAACTTTCTTAACTCAACATCAAAACCTTTCTGCGACTCCAACTTATTACTAGACTCCCCTCAATCTCCCACCG ATTCTTGTGAGCCCTGTCCAAGTAACGGCGAATGTCATCAAGGTAAGTTGGAATGTTTTCATGGCTATAGGAAGCATGGGAAGTTGTGTGTAGAAGATGGAGATATTAATGAAACAGCTGGGAGACTT TCAAGATGGGTAGAAAATCGTCTTTGTAGAGCTTATGCTCAATTTTTGTGCGATGGAACTGGATCAATTTGG GTTGAAGAGAATGACATATGGAATGATTTAGAAGGACatgagttgatgaaaataTTTGAGTTGGATAATCCTGTTTACTTGTATACAAAGAAAAGGACAATGGAGACTGTTGGTAGATATCTGGAGTCAAGGACTAATTCTTATGG GATGAAAGAGTTGAAGTGTCCAGAATTGCTAGCAGAACATTACAAGCCATTATCCTGTCGCATTCATCAATGGGTCTCCACTCATGCTCTAATTATTGTGCCTGTCTGTTCATTG CTTGTGGGATGTTTATTGTTGCTCTGGAAAGTCCACAGGAGACGCTATTTTGCTATCAGAGTTGAAGAGCTTTACCACCAG GTTTGTGAGATACTTGAGGAGAATGCATTGATGTCAAAGAGTGTAAATGGTGAATGTGAACCATGGGTAGTTGCCTCTAGGTTACGAGATCATCTTCTTTTGCCCAAGGAAAGAAAGGACCCTGTGATATGGAAGAAG gtGCTTGGAGTTGAATCTGTCATTTGCATGCCCCATAACCTCCTGACGTATGCTggatgtttatttatttattgtcttGTTGCGCCCTTAACAAGAACACTTagctga